Proteins encoded by one window of Glycine soja cultivar W05 chromosome 15, ASM419377v2, whole genome shotgun sequence:
- the LOC114387091 gene encoding MLP-like protein 43 → MAYSQLQKLEANVSIKASAEQFYDVLCHKTHQIPKIFPEKALSVEILKGAWGTEGSIISWNYLYEGKVCVAKEVIEGIDKKNKKMSFKVIEGDVLGHYKSFKFIMQVTPKEKGSVVQCVVEYEKQKDHIPDPHTLLQSTVELCKKINAYLTQDNN, encoded by the exons ATGGCATACTCTCAACTTCAAAAGCTGGAAGCTAACGTGAGTATCAAGGCTTCAGCTGAACAGTTCTATGATGTTTTATGCCACAAGACACACCAAATTCCCAAAATCTTCCCTGAAAAAGCACTGTCTGTTGAAATTCTGAAAGGTGCATGGGGCACCGAGGGATCTATCATCTCCTGGAATTATTTATACG AGGGAAAAGTTTGTGTGGCTAAGGAGGTGATTGAAGGCAtagacaagaaaaacaaaaaaatgagctTCAAGGTTATAGAAGGAGACGTGCTGGGACATTATAAGAGCTTCAAGTTTATAATGCAAGTTACTCCAAAGGAAAAAGGCAGCGTAGTGCAATGTGTCGTGGAATATGAGAAACAGAAAGATCACATTCCTGACCCTCATACCTTATTGCAATCCACTGTTGAGTtgtgcaaaaaaattaatgcttaCCTTACTCAGGACAACAACTAA
- the LOC114387069 gene encoding MLP-like protein 43, with product MAYSQLQKVEANVHIKASADQFHNVLCNRTHHIANIFPGKVQSVEIHKGEWGTEGSVISWNYLHEGKVCVAKEMVEGIDMKNNKMTFKVIEGDLLGHYKSFKFLLQVTPKEKGSVVNWVLEYEKQNDNTPDPYTLLELTVEMSKEIGAYLSQDHN from the exons ATGGCATACTCTCAACTTCAAAAGGTGGAAGCTAATGTGCACATCAAGGCTTCTGCTGATCAGTTCCATAATGTTTTATGCAACAGGACACACCATATTGCCAACATTTTCCCTGGAAAAGTACAGTCTGTTGAAATTCATAAAGGTGAATGGGGCACTGAGGGATCCGTCATCTCCTGGAATTATTTACATG AGGGCAAAGTTTGTGTGGCTAAGGAGATGGTTGAAGGCATAGAcatgaaaaacaataaaatgaccTTTAAGGTCATAGAGGGAGACCTGCTGGGACATTACAAAAGCTTCAAGTTTTTATTGCAAGTTACTCCAAAGGAAAAGGGAAGCGTTGTGAATTGGGTCCTGGAATATGAGAAACAAAATGACAATACTCCTGACCCTTATACCTTATTGGAATTGACAGTTGAGATGAGCAAAGAAATTGGTGCCTACCTTAGTCAAGACCATAACTAA